From Bacillus sp. FSL K6-3431, the proteins below share one genomic window:
- a CDS encoding beta-L-arabinofuranosidase domain-containing protein produces MENVILLDGVFKKSQVKGKEYLVYLDVDRLVAPCYEAISQTPKQPRYGGWESTGISGHSIGHWLSAASTMYAVTNDDKLKQKIDYAVEELAHIQSFDQDGYVSGFPRECFDKVFSGDFEVENFSLAGAWVPWYSIHKIYAGLMDVYTLLGNKKALEVVIKLADWAKKGTDNLDDKQFQKMLICEHGGMNEAMADLYLITDNQDYLNLAIRFCHIAILDSLSKSMDELEGKHANTQIPKVIGAAKLYDITGSEEYKKMAVFFWNEVTKFRSYIIGGNSIGEHFGPKNREKLGIETAETCNTYNMLKLTEYLFNWSPKAKYMDYYERALYNHILASQDPDSGMKTYFVSSQPGHFKVYCSPDDSFWCCTGTGMENPARYTRSIYSNKDEELYVNLFIASELKIDEKKVKIRQETDFPHSDKVILLFEEAESEFLKVHIRIPYWVSKAITVIVNHVETSYSSKNGYITIEGYWRAGDQIEINLPMELHTYTSKDNPNKMGIMYGPIVLAGALGTEAFPESDILGDHLKLNNHPLIDVPNLVADKGNLTKWIKPINGSPLTFETDAVGQPGNVKITLIPFYQLHHQRYTLYWNLIDEDAYATFVDKEKEVFEKMRAITVDFVQPGEQQPEVEHKIKTKNSTTGYLNTIQKSWRDSRDEGYFSYELAVQPTKQMFLEVTYFTGDRTFFVDGKKYIREFNIMIDGTTIAQQKLDGNKSDDIFKIYYNIPMILTEGKQVVEVKFSSIEGKVAGGVYGVRVLNSNRF; encoded by the coding sequence ATGGAGAATGTAATATTACTAGATGGTGTGTTTAAGAAATCACAAGTAAAGGGAAAGGAATACCTCGTTTATCTTGACGTTGATAGACTTGTTGCCCCATGTTATGAGGCAATTTCGCAAACACCGAAGCAACCTCGTTACGGGGGATGGGAATCAACGGGAATTAGCGGTCATTCAATCGGTCATTGGCTTTCGGCTGCATCGACTATGTATGCGGTTACGAACGATGATAAGCTAAAACAGAAAATAGACTATGCTGTGGAGGAACTCGCGCATATACAAAGTTTTGATCAAGATGGCTATGTTAGTGGATTTCCACGCGAATGCTTTGATAAAGTCTTTAGCGGGGATTTTGAAGTCGAGAATTTTAGCTTAGCAGGAGCATGGGTTCCTTGGTATAGCATTCACAAAATTTATGCTGGGCTCATGGATGTGTATACACTTTTAGGAAATAAAAAAGCGCTGGAAGTTGTAATTAAGCTCGCTGATTGGGCTAAGAAAGGAACAGACAACTTGGATGATAAGCAATTTCAAAAGATGCTTATCTGTGAACATGGCGGTATGAATGAAGCCATGGCTGATCTCTATTTGATTACTGATAATCAAGATTACTTGAATCTAGCAATTAGATTTTGTCATATTGCGATATTGGACTCTCTATCTAAAAGTATGGATGAGCTTGAAGGTAAACATGCTAATACACAAATTCCAAAAGTAATTGGTGCAGCTAAGTTATATGACATAACCGGAAGTGAAGAGTATAAAAAAATGGCAGTTTTCTTTTGGAATGAAGTAACTAAATTTCGTTCCTATATCATTGGAGGTAACAGTATTGGGGAGCACTTTGGACCGAAAAATCGAGAAAAGTTAGGGATCGAAACAGCCGAAACCTGTAATACATACAATATGCTAAAGCTGACTGAGTATTTGTTTAACTGGTCTCCAAAAGCTAAATATATGGATTACTATGAAAGGGCGCTTTATAATCATATCCTTGCTTCGCAAGATCCGGACTCAGGGATGAAAACATATTTTGTGTCGTCACAACCTGGACATTTTAAAGTATATTGTTCCCCTGATGATTCATTCTGGTGTTGTACGGGTACAGGAATGGAAAATCCTGCACGTTATACGAGAAGTATTTACTCTAACAAAGATGAAGAACTATATGTAAACCTATTCATTGCTTCCGAACTTAAAATCGATGAAAAGAAAGTGAAAATACGCCAAGAAACTGACTTTCCACACTCAGATAAGGTTATACTCCTTTTTGAAGAAGCAGAATCGGAATTTTTAAAAGTACATATACGCATACCATATTGGGTGTCAAAAGCAATTACTGTAATTGTAAATCATGTGGAAACTTCTTATAGCTCTAAAAATGGATATATAACTATTGAAGGATATTGGCGTGCTGGTGATCAAATAGAAATCAATCTCCCTATGGAACTCCATACATATACGTCCAAAGATAATCCAAATAAAATGGGCATTATGTATGGACCGATTGTATTGGCAGGAGCTTTAGGAACAGAAGCATTTCCAGAAAGCGACATTTTGGGTGATCATCTAAAATTAAATAATCATCCATTGATAGATGTACCTAATCTTGTGGCTGACAAAGGCAATTTAACAAAATGGATTAAGCCTATTAACGGATCTCCGTTGACATTTGAAACAGACGCGGTTGGTCAGCCGGGAAATGTAAAAATTACACTTATTCCGTTTTATCAGCTTCACCATCAACGGTACACACTATATTGGAATTTAATCGACGAAGACGCCTATGCGACATTTGTTGACAAAGAAAAAGAAGTGTTCGAAAAGATGAGAGCCATTACAGTCGACTTTGTACAGCCAGGAGAACAACAGCCGGAAGTGGAGCATAAGATTAAAACAAAAAATTCAACAACAGGATACCTTAATACCATCCAGAAAAGTTGGCGTGATAGTCGTGATGAAGGATACTTTAGTTATGAACTGGCTGTTCAGCCTACTAAACAAATGTTTCTGGAAGTAACTTATTTTACTGGTGATCGAACATTTTTTGTGGATGGAAAAAAGTATATACGTGAATTCAACATAATGATTGATGGAACAACAATAGCGCAGCAAAAACTTGATGGTAATAAATCAGACGATATTTTCAAAATATATTATAACATTCCGATGATCTTAACGGAAGGAAAACAAGTTGTTGAGGTGAAGTTTTCATCTATCGAAGGTAAGGTAGCAGGTGGTGTTTATGGTGTTAGGGTTTTAAATTCTAATCGTTTTTAA